In Providencia zhijiangensis, a single window of DNA contains:
- the pepT gene encoding peptidase T, with the protein MDKLLERFFEYTAFDTQSKLNAKTVPSSTGQLKFARALAKELNILGFEKVTLSEHGCLTAIMPSNVDWDVPAIGFISHLDTAPDYSGKNVCPQVLENYRGGDIALGIGDEVLSPVMFPVLHEMIGKTLIMTDGKTLLGADDKAGIAEIITAIVRLEGQNVPHGKICIAFTPDEEIGRGAQHIDFKEFDARWAYTVDGGGVGELEFENFNAANVSIKIVGNNTHPGSAKGVMVNALGLATRIHSMLPPDETPENTEGYEGFYHLTSIKGNVEKAEMNYIIRDFDLANFEARKKNIIRIAEKVGEGLHPSCYIELTLDDSYYNMHKEVMKYPHVVELAKQAMLDCDIEPVIKPIRGGTDGAQLSYRGLPCPNIFTGGYNFHSKHEFITQEGMEQAVSVIMRIAELTAIHAKRNTDK; encoded by the coding sequence ATGGACAAACTCTTGGAGCGGTTTTTTGAATACACTGCGTTTGATACACAATCAAAACTGAATGCAAAAACAGTACCTAGTAGCACAGGCCAGCTAAAATTTGCCCGCGCGTTAGCCAAAGAATTAAATATCCTTGGCTTTGAAAAAGTGACGCTGTCGGAACACGGCTGTTTAACGGCTATCATGCCATCCAATGTTGATTGGGATGTGCCTGCGATAGGTTTCATTTCGCATTTGGATACCGCCCCAGATTATTCGGGCAAAAATGTGTGCCCGCAAGTGCTTGAGAATTATCGTGGTGGCGATATTGCTCTGGGTATTGGTGATGAAGTTTTATCCCCCGTTATGTTCCCTGTATTGCACGAAATGATTGGCAAAACGCTGATTATGACCGATGGCAAAACTTTATTAGGGGCGGATGATAAAGCGGGTATCGCAGAAATTATTACCGCGATTGTGCGTTTAGAAGGGCAAAATGTTCCACACGGAAAAATCTGTATTGCCTTTACGCCAGATGAAGAAATCGGTCGTGGTGCACAACATATCGATTTTAAAGAATTTGATGCTCGCTGGGCGTATACCGTTGATGGTGGTGGCGTTGGTGAACTCGAATTCGAAAACTTTAACGCGGCCAACGTCTCCATCAAAATTGTGGGGAACAATACCCATCCCGGTAGTGCCAAAGGCGTGATGGTTAATGCGCTAGGTTTAGCAACGCGAATTCACTCCATGTTACCGCCGGATGAAACCCCTGAAAATACGGAAGGTTATGAAGGTTTTTATCACCTAACGTCCATTAAGGGGAACGTGGAAAAAGCGGAAATGAACTACATTATCCGTGATTTTGACTTAGCCAATTTTGAAGCGAGAAAGAAAAATATTATTCGCATCGCGGAAAAAGTAGGTGAAGGGCTGCACCCAAGCTGCTATATCGAACTGACATTGGATGATAGCTACTACAATATGCATAAAGAAGTGATGAAATATCCGCATGTTGTTGAATTAGCTAAACAAGCGATGCTGGACTGCGATATTGAACCTGTTATCAAGCCCATCCGTGGAGGAACGGATGGTGCGCAGTTATCATACCGAGGCTTACCATGCCCGAATATTTTCACTGGTGGCTATAACTTCCATAGTAAACATGAGTTTATTACTCAAGAAGGCATGGAGCAGGCGGTGAGCGTGATTATGCGAATTGCGGAACTAACGGCTATCCATGCAAAACGTAATACTGATAAATAG
- a CDS encoding SDR family oxidoreductase encodes MAKTFLIYGVSKGLGKALVEGVPDQTDTVYGVSRTEPPFGDAQFHWIPADLSDTQSASIIKKQLGEKPIDTLIYNVGIWEKLAFTEEYDFESTSDIELLTMIQTNISACLLNLKALLSNLRLGTNSKIILIGSTWGLDNHNGKEVTFSATKYALRGIVQSLRETLRQDNIGISILNLGYLATEYPLSMPVDEVIAKSEGALIPLQDVVNAVRFILSTSSATCVKEITMPAMLDENV; translated from the coding sequence ATGGCAAAAACATTTTTAATTTACGGTGTCAGTAAAGGGTTAGGTAAAGCATTAGTTGAAGGAGTGCCTGACCAAACTGATACTGTGTACGGTGTTTCTCGCACTGAACCACCTTTTGGTGATGCGCAATTTCACTGGATACCCGCTGATCTTAGTGACACTCAATCGGCCTCAATCATCAAAAAGCAGCTAGGCGAAAAACCCATTGATACCCTCATTTATAATGTCGGCATTTGGGAAAAACTCGCCTTTACTGAAGAGTATGATTTCGAGTCCACCAGCGATATTGAATTACTCACCATGATCCAGACCAATATCAGTGCCTGCTTGTTAAATTTGAAAGCACTGCTTAGCAACTTGCGTTTAGGCACCAATAGTAAAATTATTTTAATTGGCTCTACGTGGGGGTTAGATAATCATAATGGCAAAGAAGTCACCTTTAGCGCGACCAAGTATGCTCTGCGCGGGATTGTGCAATCACTGAGAGAAACTTTGCGCCAAGATAATATCGGTATTTCTATTTTGAACTTAGGTTATCTCGCCACCGAATATCCGTTATCCATGCCCGTTGATGAAGTGATTGCAAAAAGTGAAGGTGCCTTAATTCCACTTCAAGATGTGGTCAATGCCGTGCGCTTTATTCTTAGCACCAGCAGCGCCACCTGCGTAAAAGAAATTACCATGCCCGCCATGTTAGATGAAAACGTGTGA
- the cobB gene encoding Sir2 family NAD+-dependent deacetylase, producing MRFRRRLKKISKNKCKRRQRLRNRSYYIDNRLLSMQNINVVVLTGAGISAESGIQTFRSADGLWEEHRVEDVATPEGFARDPQLVQRFYNERRRQLQQENIQPNAAHYALAKLEQVLGDRFLLVTQNIDNLHERAGSKRVVHMHGELLKVRCNWSNQVLEWKGDLSVEERCHCCQFPQPLRPHIVWFGEMPFEMDRIYQALGEATLFISIGTSGHVYPAAGFVHEARLQGAHTVQLNLEPSQVESEFEERHYGLASKVVSEYVDDLLAKLNSEE from the coding sequence TTGCGATTTCGCCGTAGATTGAAAAAAATAAGTAAAAATAAATGTAAACGCCGTCAGCGACTTCGCAATCGTTCTTACTACATTGATAATAGACTGCTCAGTATGCAAAACATTAACGTGGTTGTATTAACCGGTGCGGGTATTTCTGCAGAGTCAGGGATTCAAACCTTCCGTTCAGCAGATGGTTTATGGGAAGAGCATCGTGTGGAAGATGTGGCAACGCCTGAAGGCTTTGCCCGTGATCCGCAATTAGTTCAGCGCTTTTACAATGAACGGCGTCGACAGCTGCAACAAGAGAATATTCAACCTAATGCAGCGCACTACGCATTAGCAAAATTAGAACAAGTGCTCGGGGATAGATTTCTGCTAGTGACGCAAAATATTGATAATTTACATGAACGTGCAGGTAGCAAGCGCGTGGTGCATATGCACGGTGAATTATTAAAAGTGCGTTGTAATTGGTCAAACCAAGTCCTCGAATGGAAAGGGGATTTATCCGTAGAAGAGCGTTGCCATTGCTGCCAGTTCCCGCAGCCATTACGCCCGCATATTGTGTGGTTTGGTGAAATGCCGTTTGAAATGGACAGGATCTACCAAGCACTTGGGGAAGCCACGCTGTTTATTTCCATCGGAACATCGGGGCATGTTTATCCTGCGGCAGGGTTTGTACATGAGGCGCGTTTACAAGGTGCTCATACGGTACAACTGAATTTAGAACCAAGCCAAGTGGAAAGCGAATTTGAAGAGCGCCATTATGGGTTGGCGAGTAAAGTGGTTAGTGAATATGTGGATGACTTGCTGGCAAAGTTAAACAGCGAAGAATAA
- a CDS encoding TIGR00645 family protein → MEKFFERMMYASRWILAPIYLGLSLTLLALTIKFFQEVFHILPDIFNIPESDLILTLLSLIDMALVGGLLVMVMFSGYENFVSQLNLSDHHEKLNWIGTMDATSLKNKVAASIVAISSIHLLKIFMNLKNVENDKLMWYVILHLTFVLSAFVMGYLDKMTKKAKY, encoded by the coding sequence ATGGAAAAGTTTTTTGAAAGAATGATGTACGCTTCACGTTGGATCCTGGCGCCCATTTATTTGGGGCTATCACTGACATTGCTGGCGTTAACCATCAAATTTTTCCAAGAAGTATTTCATATTCTGCCCGATATTTTTAACATTCCAGAATCTGATTTGATCCTCACGTTGCTGTCGCTCATTGATATGGCGTTGGTGGGTGGATTACTGGTGATGGTAATGTTCTCAGGTTACGAAAACTTCGTCTCCCAATTAAATTTGTCTGATCATCATGAAAAGCTGAATTGGATTGGAACCATGGATGCAACATCACTGAAAAATAAAGTGGCAGCCTCCATTGTCGCCATTTCATCCATCCACTTATTGAAGATTTTCATGAACCTCAAAAACGTCGAAAACGATAAGTTGATGTGGTATGTGATCCTTCATTTAACCTTCGTGCTATCAGCGTTTGTAATGGGTTATTTGGATAAAATGACCAAGAAAGCCAAGTATTAA
- a CDS encoding alpha/beta fold hydrolase: MNSVFKKVLLVSLMTLSLQVTATLAAGNLTQTAKSAALPTIEANEASFQHHYVKVNGQRLHYVTAGEGEPVLLIPGWPQTWYTWRYVMTELAANGYTAIAVDPLGTGYSDKPDNGYDTGAAATTLHEMMKQLGHTHYSVIGHDIGMWVGYALASDYPADVKKIALTEAVIPGLAPAPSIFVDPEENIFLWHFMFNQVRDLPETLTAGKEREYLNFIFDHWAYRRDRVAAQTYIDAYASPGGLRAGFAYYRAIPQTIEQNKLRAQKKLTMPVLAIGADQATRDAPQLTLQGRATQLQGAMLGECGHFVTEECPEQLMSHILPFLKK; the protein is encoded by the coding sequence ATGAATTCGGTATTTAAAAAGGTGTTGCTCGTCTCCCTGATGACGCTCTCTTTGCAAGTAACAGCGACGTTAGCAGCAGGAAATCTAACTCAAACAGCCAAAAGTGCTGCGCTTCCAACCATTGAGGCGAATGAAGCCAGCTTTCAACATCACTATGTGAAAGTTAACGGGCAGCGCCTTCACTATGTTACCGCAGGGGAAGGGGAGCCGGTCTTATTGATCCCCGGCTGGCCACAAACGTGGTATACATGGCGCTATGTGATGACGGAGCTCGCTGCTAATGGTTATACCGCTATTGCTGTCGATCCACTGGGAACAGGGTATTCTGATAAGCCAGACAATGGCTATGATACGGGCGCTGCCGCAACTACATTACACGAAATGATGAAGCAACTAGGTCATACTCACTATTCAGTGATAGGGCATGATATTGGCATGTGGGTGGGGTATGCGCTGGCCAGTGATTATCCCGCAGACGTGAAAAAGATAGCCTTAACAGAAGCGGTTATTCCAGGGTTAGCGCCAGCACCGAGTATTTTTGTGGATCCTGAGGAGAATATTTTCCTCTGGCATTTTATGTTTAACCAAGTGCGAGATTTACCGGAAACGCTGACGGCAGGTAAAGAGCGTGAGTATCTTAACTTTATTTTTGATCATTGGGCATATCGTCGTGATCGCGTTGCCGCACAGACGTATATTGATGCGTATGCTTCACCGGGTGGGCTGAGGGCAGGTTTTGCCTATTATCGCGCTATTCCACAGACGATTGAGCAAAATAAACTGCGAGCGCAAAAAAAACTCACTATGCCGGTATTGGCGATAGGGGCGGATCAGGCAACCCGGGATGCGCCGCAATTGACATTACAAGGGCGAGCAACCCAATTACAAGGAGCGATGCTTGGCGAGTGTGGCCACTTTGTGACAGAAGAGTGTCCTGAGCAGTTAATGAGCCATATTTTACCGTTTTTGAAAAAATAA
- a CDS encoding TetR/AcrR family transcriptional regulator: MAGRPREFDRDAALNKAKLVFWQRGYEGTSMSDLVSALGIASARIYAAFGSKENLFREAIALYLSQEGAFADTALQEPNTRLAITQLLTQAVETYTQQTHPQGCMVVLSLTNYASENENIMSWLASYRKARTTAIIQRLNKGVIQGDLPKKTDIQALGDYISTLFHGISIQARDGVSKAQLLAMVNVAMSGFDSFISASTTH; this comes from the coding sequence ATGGCGGGAAGACCAAGAGAGTTCGACCGAGACGCGGCATTAAATAAAGCTAAACTTGTCTTTTGGCAACGCGGTTATGAAGGTACGTCGATGTCAGATTTAGTTTCTGCTCTGGGCATCGCTTCTGCTCGCATTTATGCGGCGTTTGGCTCGAAAGAAAACCTATTTCGCGAAGCTATCGCCCTTTATCTAAGCCAAGAAGGGGCTTTTGCAGATACTGCGTTACAAGAGCCAAATACGCGTCTAGCGATAACACAGTTATTAACCCAAGCTGTCGAAACTTACACCCAACAAACGCATCCACAGGGGTGCATGGTTGTTTTATCACTAACTAACTATGCCAGTGAAAATGAAAACATTATGTCTTGGCTGGCGAGTTACCGGAAAGCCCGTACCACCGCCATCATACAACGTTTAAATAAGGGAGTAATTCAAGGGGATTTACCCAAGAAAACGGACATCCAAGCACTTGGCGATTATATCTCAACACTATTTCACGGCATTTCGATTCAAGCTCGCGACGGGGTGAGTAAAGCTCAGTTGCTCGCGATGGTTAACGTTGCTATGAGCGGGTTTGATTCCTTTATCTCAGCATCAACTACCCACTGA
- a CDS encoding SGNH/GDSL hydrolase family protein yields MSSFGSSPSHAWVCTWLSTSQPTTSEAFPFPLEIPTLLNNQTLQQTLRITLGGQQLRLVFSNRYGTKPLVLGENTIVVNSPSGKSWSAPVLFNGQSGVSIPAEQVVYSDEIIHPIDDLSEVTLRTYLPAPTLVETFHWDARHYSQLTSGNGVHSKTTKESLPISSRLLLEAVEIQNQAPSQAIVVIGDSMVDGNGVEMGTYHRWVDFLAERAVSQHTAVINAGQSGSRLLKDGIGISTLSRFTRDVIEQAGVTTCVVQVGLNDIGLAQTALAPADMTPPASQLIEGYRQLLDIAHQHNIRVVGITLVPLRCTDEYGLDNFYTPEKDAIRQEVNEWIRTSGEFDALIDTEQLVRDSQNPQQLALIYDSGDHLHLNHAGHQWVANSISLDTVIGV; encoded by the coding sequence ATGTCCTCATTCGGTTCATCTCCCAGTCATGCATGGGTTTGCACATGGCTTTCAACATCTCAACCCACCACCAGTGAGGCATTTCCGTTTCCATTGGAGATCCCAACCTTATTGAATAACCAAACCCTACAGCAAACACTGCGCATCACATTAGGCGGACAACAATTACGCCTTGTGTTTTCGAATCGTTATGGCACCAAACCCTTAGTGCTGGGTGAAAATACCATTGTTGTAAACTCGCCATCTGGCAAGTCATGGAGTGCGCCTGTTCTGTTTAATGGGCAATCTGGTGTTTCTATCCCCGCAGAACAAGTGGTGTACAGTGATGAAATCATTCATCCTATTGACGATTTGTCTGAAGTCACCCTACGAACCTATCTACCGGCCCCTACGCTTGTAGAGACCTTTCATTGGGATGCGCGACATTATTCTCAATTAACATCGGGTAACGGCGTTCATTCCAAAACGACGAAAGAAAGCCTGCCAATTAGTTCGCGCTTATTATTAGAAGCTGTTGAAATTCAGAATCAGGCGCCAAGCCAAGCGATTGTTGTCATTGGCGATTCCATGGTGGATGGCAATGGTGTCGAAATGGGAACTTATCACCGTTGGGTGGATTTTCTTGCTGAACGTGCCGTTTCTCAGCACACAGCGGTGATCAACGCAGGGCAATCGGGTTCTCGCTTACTCAAAGATGGTATTGGCATCAGTACATTATCTCGCTTTACTCGGGATGTTATTGAGCAAGCTGGCGTAACCACTTGCGTTGTACAAGTGGGTCTCAATGATATAGGGCTTGCTCAAACTGCCCTCGCGCCTGCGGATATGACGCCTCCCGCTAGCCAGTTAATTGAAGGTTATCGTCAATTACTTGATATAGCACATCAGCATAATATTCGCGTCGTTGGCATCACTCTTGTTCCGCTACGTTGTACCGATGAATATGGATTAGATAACTTCTATACCCCCGAAAAAGACGCTATTCGTCAAGAAGTGAACGAATGGATACGCACTAGTGGTGAATTTGACGCATTAATTGACACTGAGCAACTTGTGCGCGACTCACAAAATCCTCAGCAATTAGCATTAATCTATGATTCTGGGGATCATCTCCACCTTAACCACGCAGGACATCAGTGGGTTGCGAATTCAATTTCCCTTGATACTGTTATTGGGGTTTAA
- a CDS encoding class IV adenylate cyclase codes for MSDHFVGKFEAEIKFKLPNSDTFLEQLINDNAEAFTVNNHEVDDFFDYPDGQLAAQNISISVREMTPSGIKLWIVKGPSSSECKAIDIADCQHVKNMLSTLGYQCYLTIAKQRSIYFLDDIHITIDYLEGIGWFAEFAIMTDDESELDNLYTKLLSTAQHYGFTEALIETRSYKQMYLESLMK; via the coding sequence ATGAGTGACCATTTTGTCGGTAAATTTGAAGCCGAAATTAAGTTCAAACTACCCAATTCTGACACTTTTCTTGAGCAGCTTATCAATGACAATGCTGAAGCATTTACCGTCAATAATCATGAAGTTGATGACTTTTTTGACTATCCCGATGGGCAGTTAGCCGCGCAAAATATCAGTATATCCGTGCGAGAAATGACACCCTCTGGCATTAAGTTGTGGATAGTCAAAGGCCCTAGTAGCTCCGAGTGTAAAGCGATTGATATTGCAGACTGCCAACATGTCAAAAACATGCTGAGCACCTTGGGATATCAATGTTACCTAACGATTGCCAAGCAGCGCAGCATCTATTTTCTGGATGATATTCATATCACCATTGACTACTTAGAAGGTATTGGTTGGTTTGCGGAATTTGCGATCATGACGGACGATGAGAGCGAGTTAGACAACTTGTACACAAAATTACTGTCTACCGCGCAACACTATGGTTTTACGGAAGCATTAATTGAAACCCGCAGCTACAAGCAGATGTACCTAGAGAGTTTGATGAAATAG
- the lolE gene encoding lipoprotein-releasing ABC transporter permease subunit LolE has protein sequence MIKMPLTLLAALRFSRGRRRTGMVSLVSIVSTLGIVLGVAVLIIGLSAMNGFERELNNRVLSVVPHGQIYAVEAPYQDWEFAQNVIRKTPGVQGVSPYVNFTGLLERGANLKAIQIMGVSHETESQVSALPEFILNDAWQHFEAGKQSIILGQGVANSLGVKVGDWVTIMIPNTDDSMKIQQPKRIRVQVTGIFRLSGLLDHQLALVPLADAQEYLGYGNGISGFEIKAKDPFEADKVVYDAGLKTMHHVVVKSWIGDYGYMYNDIQVVRSVMYLAMILVIGVACFNIVSTLVMAVKDKSSDIAVLRTLGAKDRQIRAIFLWYGLIGGLVGSLIGVVLGVLISLNLTTMIKGLEVIIGHPILSGDVYFIDFLPSELHVMDVIYVLFTTVVLSLLASWYPARRASKLDPARILSGQ, from the coding sequence ATGATTAAAATGCCTCTGACGCTATTAGCGGCATTGCGATTTAGCCGAGGACGCCGTAGGACAGGGATGGTGTCTTTGGTATCGATTGTCTCGACCCTCGGGATTGTTTTAGGTGTTGCGGTATTAATTATCGGCTTAAGCGCCATGAATGGCTTTGAGCGAGAACTGAATAACCGCGTGCTCTCGGTGGTGCCTCACGGGCAAATTTACGCTGTTGAAGCCCCTTATCAAGATTGGGAATTCGCCCAAAATGTGATCCGCAAAACGCCGGGTGTTCAAGGGGTCAGCCCCTATGTGAATTTCACGGGGCTACTTGAGCGCGGCGCGAACCTGAAAGCCATCCAGATTATGGGCGTGTCTCACGAGACGGAGTCCCAAGTCAGTGCATTGCCAGAGTTTATCTTAAATGATGCGTGGCAACATTTTGAAGCGGGTAAACAGTCGATCATTTTAGGGCAAGGGGTGGCGAACTCGCTGGGTGTGAAAGTCGGGGATTGGGTAACGATTATGATCCCAAATACCGATGACAGTATGAAAATTCAGCAACCTAAGCGTATTCGTGTCCAAGTAACGGGGATTTTCCGCTTAAGTGGGTTACTCGACCATCAGCTCGCCTTAGTTCCGCTGGCGGATGCACAGGAATATCTCGGTTATGGAAATGGCATTAGCGGCTTTGAAATTAAAGCGAAAGATCCTTTCGAAGCCGATAAAGTGGTGTATGACGCTGGGCTGAAAACCATGCATCATGTGGTGGTAAAAAGCTGGATAGGTGATTACGGCTATATGTACAACGACATTCAGGTGGTTCGCAGTGTCATGTACTTGGCGATGATTTTAGTCATCGGGGTCGCTTGTTTTAATATCGTCTCCACGCTCGTGATGGCCGTCAAAGATAAAAGTAGCGATATTGCGGTTCTGCGGACATTAGGGGCAAAAGATAGGCAAATTCGCGCTATCTTCCTGTGGTATGGCTTAATCGGGGGGCTGGTTGGTTCACTTATCGGCGTGGTGCTGGGGGTATTAATCTCCCTGAATTTAACCACGATGATTAAGGGACTTGAAGTGATTATCGGTCATCCTATCTTATCAGGGGATGTCTACTTTATTGACTTTCTGCCTTCCGAACTGCATGTGATGGATGTGATTTACGTGCTGTTCACCACGGTTGTTCTGAGCTTATTAGCCAGCTGGTATCCAGCAAGACGCGCAAGTAAGTTAGACCCAGCCCGTATTCTAAGCGGTCAGTAA
- the lolD gene encoding lipoprotein-releasing ABC transporter ATP-binding protein LolD, with product MNNQPLLVCEHLSKIYQEGALSTEVLKNVSFTMNEGETMAIVGSSGSGKSTLLHLLGGLDTPSQGNVIFRGQQINQLSSDARAAIRNKDLGFIYQFHHLLPDFTALENVAMPLLIGGVAKATAFAKATEMLKAVGLEHRANHRPSELSGGERQRVAIARALVNDPALVLADEPTGNLDLRNADAIFELLGELNRKQKTAFLVVTHDMKLASRLSRRLEMRDGHLQQEITLGAM from the coding sequence ATGAATAACCAACCACTTCTGGTCTGTGAACATTTAAGCAAGATTTATCAAGAAGGCGCACTCTCCACAGAAGTGTTAAAGAATGTCAGCTTCACGATGAATGAAGGCGAAACCATGGCTATCGTGGGTAGCTCCGGCTCTGGTAAAAGTACCTTATTGCACCTACTTGGCGGGTTAGATACGCCATCTCAAGGTAATGTGATTTTTCGTGGGCAGCAGATTAACCAGCTTTCTTCTGATGCGCGTGCGGCTATTCGTAATAAAGACCTTGGCTTTATTTATCAATTCCACCATTTATTGCCTGATTTTACGGCATTAGAAAATGTGGCGATGCCACTGTTAATTGGCGGTGTGGCGAAAGCAACGGCATTTGCGAAAGCCACCGAAATGTTAAAAGCGGTAGGGTTAGAGCACCGAGCCAATCACCGTCCATCTGAATTATCCGGTGGTGAGCGTCAACGTGTTGCTATTGCTCGTGCATTGGTGAATGACCCTGCGTTAGTGCTGGCGGATGAACCAACAGGTAACCTCGATTTGCGTAATGCGGATGCGATTTTTGAATTACTGGGTGAATTAAACCGTAAGCAAAAAACCGCATTTTTAGTGGTCACCCACGATATGAAACTGGCGAGTCGTCTATCCCGCCGTTTAGAAATGCGGGATGGTCATCTGCAACAGGAAATTACGTTGGGGGCAATGTAA